GGACGCTCCCCCGTATGTGTCCGAAAGTGCATCCTCAGGGCGCTCTGGCAGCTGAGTGTGCGGTGGCAGATGACGCACTCATTTGGATCTGACGATCTTTTGTCAGTGATGGCTGATGGCAGCTGGAGTTTGGAGGTGTTGGAGTGTTTTAATGAAAGGAATCCTGAAAACGAGGTAGAATTGAGAAGACTGGTTGGATTTGGTATGACGCTGACCGATTCCTCCGGTTCTGAAGTCATTGTAGAGACAATATTAAAAGATGGTTTTACATCCTCACTTTTAATATTCATTGTTCTTTGTTTCCTGGTCTCCACTGACTCAGGCGTCTTTGCAGGGTTCACTTTTGACCTTAAGTCCATGCTTGCTGCTGAATTAAAGCAAAGATCACCCTGAGCAAGGGGGGTGGGTACTGAGACAAGGTCATCCTCTGTCTTGATGAGGGAGGACAGGTTGTTTGAGTCCAGGGAACCAGAGGTCATTGTAGTTGAGGATGGAGACCTATCAAAgcatcctgcagctgctttctctggcaACAAAGACATAACAAGAGGAATCCCATCACCGGTCTGGATATTGTCCAGGTGCTCTGGGACAAGATGAGGGTTCAGTTGAATGTGCGGGTACTTCTCTTTGTGCCTCTGGAAGTGAACCTTCAGGTTCCCGCGGGTGGAGAACCTGTTTCCACAGATGTTGCATTTGTATGGCCGGTCTCCGGTGTGCGACAGCAGATGAATTTGTAAGGCACTGTTGCTCCCAAAAACTTGGGTGCAAAATCTGCACTTGACTTTGAAGAGAGACTCCTTTGAGGACAGCGTGGGTGTAGAAAGCTGCAGGTTATTGCATTTCCTCTGGTGAGCCAAAGCTGCCAGGGAATCCAGATCCTCCACAATCTCGCTGATGTTGGGGATGGGATTTGACGCTGCGTGCTCATCGCTCGATGAAGGTTGAGGTAAGTGGGAGTTCTCAGACGTCTTGCTAGTGAAGGTATTATTGCTGAACTTCAAAGAGGACATCTTGGTTTTGGAGAAGAAATTAAACCGTGAGTCAGAAGAGCCGCAGTCCATGTGCTGTTTGTTGGAAACATGCTCGTTGACTGCGGTTATCGTGGACTTACTAAAAGTTTGTGAGGACTCTGAGCCTGACAGGACGTCACTGCAGTCGGATTGACCTTTATTTAGCTTCTCAGTGGCTGTAAAATGCTTGAAGTCAGTCATGTGAGCAGACTGAGTTGATAAGCACTTGGCtagtccagctgctgcagctagTTGCTGAGAAAGATGAACGCTGAGAGTCTTCAGCTGATTGGTGGATTTTGAGGATGGCAGATCTTTGGCGTAGATCACCAGGGTCTCAGGTATCTCGGCTTGTTGAGAGGCAAACAACATAACCTGGTGTCGGATTTGAtcaatgagctgcagctggtggaTCTGTTGTATTTGCAGAGcgagaagctgctgcagcagcgatGAGATGGTGGTCTTACTGTGGCAGCTGTCCGAGCGCATCAGCTGTGACAGCTGAGCCACGGCCACTTTAGTGCTCTCCAGATTTTCAACAATGGCGTTGCTCTTCATCCACAGGCATCCTTCTCGCTCAGCTGAGCAGCCAGGTTGAGGTAAGGATTGTGGGAAAACTGAGGTACAAAGGGCAGTGTCAGTCCTCCAGTCAGGTCCACTGATGCTCcggtggctgctgctgctctctgggcTTCCTGCACCTCTGCGGCTTCTTCTGCTGCTAAAACAGTCTATGAATTCTGCAGTTTTGCAGGATCTGTCCTGTGATGTGTTGACAGTTTCCATCTCAAAGAGCATTTCACTCGGCTCCCCTGCTGGGCTGGCTGGCAATGAGGCCGGGGAAATGTTGCTGCCAGACAGCAGATCTTCATCCTCGTTGACAATCAGAACTGGAGGATTTGGAGAGCAGCCTCTTTGATGCTGTTCCAGGTCTGATGGTGCGCTGAACTCTGCACAGCATCGGCTGCAGACCAGAGCGCAGTGATCCACGGCAGGACCCACAGACACATCTTCTACAACAGATCAAAGGGGGAAATTATTACTGTCACGATGCCACTGCAGTTTCCTGGAGCATCTGATAACATTCAGAAACGCCTCTGAATCATAAAaccactgttttctttcatgaaTTTAAAGAGTACAAGCGATTCATTAACACTGTCTTCAAAGCAAACGCACTGACCAGTAGAAAGTAAGAAAATCTTAATTTAAGATCAGTCTCAAAGCCACGAAACATCATAACCAATTTCTCACCTGAGTGCACTCTGCCAACGGCCAAAAGTGTTTCATTAAGAATTAATCTGAATATACAGAAGTCGCCTCCATACGTGCAAGAATTCAAATTTAAATATGTGGCAGCTTTAATTGAAGCTTTAATGAAGCAGATGTGATCAAATGAGCAACAATAGTCTTAAAATAAATTAAGGACACAAGACAAATACCACATATTTGTGTAGAAATGCTCTGTAGATTTGTACTGCATGGTAGTACATTATAGTACAACTACATCATAAACTATTGCTGTATTTCTACCTGTGATTATTACTGTCACACTACAGGTCCTACATGGAAACACTACAATACAGAAGTTACGGCGTAGTGACCTCATGAAGTGATTTTTATATCAAACTTCAgtaaagaaacataaaatcgacatgaaaaaaactgaataacaACAGAAATGATGTCATGTATGAAGATAACTCACCTGTGAAGGtgctcacacacaaatcatcagTCTGAATGTGCCGAGGTCTGAGCTGCTTCCTCCGTGACATGTTTCCAACTCTGAGTCCACCGAATGGAGAgaggcggggggtgggggtggggggggtggggggtcctgatggggaggaggagggagagagagagggcgggggggctgatgggggggggggggctacagAAAACACAGTATATGTGGAAACAAATCTTCCTCCAGAAGTTTTATTGAAGCAGCTGAACATGATATTTCAGACTGAACTCGTCagctttgaggtacttgtacttcagtatttcctTTTGACTTCTACTTCACTGCTTCTCACATACAAATATTGACCTTTTCACTCCACATTTATGTGACAGCTTTGGTTACTTGAAACAAATTAAAGGTTTTTACACCTCTGAGTTTATAAAATCTGATGTTCTGTTATAAATGAAACTACCCAGCAGTTCAGCTCAAATGATCAGTTTGGTTGATTTTTCTAAATGCTGCACGTGTTGATGaacatgttttcttaattttgCATGTTGCCTAAAGTTGCCACTGTAGTTACTTTGACTCCCTAAATATTCTAAAAAAGGCTAAAACAGCAGGACTCTGGCTGATAGTGAAGACACACTGAGGACGATCTGAAGcgtcctgtttgtgtctgcactCATGAAGTCGAGCCGCTGCCGTCAGACGACACTGTGATGAAGTTTCTTATCGTTTCTCAAACAGGATCAAGCTCAGTGGACCGTAAAGACTTCAGCTGCTGTGCAGCTTCTTCAGCAGAGCGACTCAGCAGATTTACTGCTGTGTCATGTTGGAGGTGTAAAGGTGGAGTTTGTGAGAGTAAATCAGAGTGGACGTAGAGAAACCAcgtcagcagctgtgtgttttacgGCGCCGTCAGTTTTGATGGTGTGAGTTTACGGCTTAAACTCCGCTGAACAAACTTGGAAATGAAGCTTTTAAGACTCGACAGAGAAAACCGACGCCGTCAGCAAACACTGGCGTTATTTTCATGTGTGAAAACTCGTGTTGAAGAAACGATAGGAGAGGATTTCAGATGTTTGTTAATAACAGAGCGTTGGGTTTCTAACAGTTTGATAAAGCCTTCTGATGGATCCTGTTTTTAGACATAACGTTGGACTTCACTGACACAGAGGTGAAAAGAAACCTTATGATTATGTCAAATCTGTCCAAGTGGAAGCATGCAGACAGAAACTGAAGGGACCAAGGAAAGAGCTCTGAGGTACTCCAGAAAAATCCCTTAATCAGTACTGACACTTCAAACAGGACAGACTACCGCGACTCCAGGAACAAACCCCATAATCACAATAATAACACACGTTTATTTGTCTGTGGCTCATTAAAGGTTCAGTTATTTTCCTCTAAAGTCACTGAGTCCATGTCCTCGTAGCACAAAAATGCTAATCAGCGAGTGATTAGCATGATGCTGTTTGTTAGATTCAGTGTTCTGTGAGATGTTTGTGAAGAAGTTGGACATTAGTATTTATTCAGATTTCTGCAGGATTGTATAAGAAACCTTttgcttttatctttttattattttggtttgatatttttgGATGTACTTCATGAACTCATGGTGTTTTGCAGAAACATGGAGAAACATGCTGAGTGTCGTTGAGTTTGTgacacaataataaaaacacataaacg
This sequence is a window from Chaetodon trifascialis isolate fChaTrf1 chromosome 10, fChaTrf1.hap1, whole genome shotgun sequence. Protein-coding genes within it:
- the sall1b gene encoding sal-like protein 1, whose translation is MSRRKQLRPRHIQTDDLCVSTFTEDVSVGPAVDHCALVCSRCCAEFSAPSDLEQHQRGCSPNPPVLIVNEDEDLLSGSNISPASLPASPAGEPSEMLFEMETVNTSQDRSCKTAEFIDCFSSRRSRRGAGSPESSSSHRSISGPDWRTDTALCTSVFPQSLPQPGCSAEREGCLWMKSNAIVENLESTKVAVAQLSQLMRSDSCHSKTTISSLLQQLLALQIQQIHQLQLIDQIRHQVMLFASQQAEIPETLVIYAKDLPSSKSTNQLKTLSVHLSQQLAAAAGLAKCLSTQSAHMTDFKHFTATEKLNKGQSDCSDVLSGSESSQTFSKSTITAVNEHVSNKQHMDCGSSDSRFNFFSKTKMSSLKFSNNTFTSKTSENSHLPQPSSSDEHAASNPIPNISEIVEDLDSLAALAHQRKCNNLQLSTPTLSSKESLFKVKCRFCTQVFGSNSALQIHLLSHTGDRPYKCNICGNRFSTRGNLKVHFQRHKEKYPHIQLNPHLVPEHLDNIQTGDGIPLVMSLLPEKAAAGCFDRSPSSTTMTSGSLDSNNLSSLIKTEDDLVSVPTPLAQGDLCFNSAASMDLRSKVNPAKTPESVETRKQRTMNIKSEDVKPSFNIVSTMTSEPEESVSVIPNPTSLLNSTSFSGFLSLKHSNTSKLQLPSAITDKRSSDPNECVICHRTLSCQSALRMHFRTHTGERPYQCKLCGRAFTTKGNLKTHQAVHRATVPLRVQHSCPICQRKFTNAVVFQQHVHMHVDTHLHGAHFTAHKYSGDCNEGFRDKAEVNQRKNFSDDNGDFCDNRCPRLKSLSIRLSSPLFSKNQIDAKKKTRGPHGELQLRWIKTERPEGSNEECSQTNNQRAAESGQQTFPMSNSPASDRSLSPHGRASVYFNTAGFDEPLQTWLDSTSLTLKTSAAAPTCLKLFTHSEDSPILMHNLRGKGFLKNTYCDLCGKNFACQSALDIHYRSHTKERPFICTACSRGFSTKGNLKQHMLTHRMRDFPPHLFEPSSPSQAPNPNVSRLYVGSQAVKTEMTAFLNSSFSRSHSSSVSEFPVCAAAPPRRMAKQHHCQTCGKSFSSSSALQIHERTHTGERPFACAVCGRAFTTKGNLKVHMGTHMWNAPSRRGRRLCADRLLAGAGTRPVKLPELSQKNPATVSDSRESVWSRSPAGLKVNDVGVVRVQSSPASLMDEVNVQDLGEIMGYPLILLDPAGPCWILLDPAGPCWTLLDPPEPHGPRAVCTADADGTDSEYFYFTGAFQQQAELQEWR